DNA from Yamadazyma tenuis chromosome 5, complete sequence:
TTGGCGTTGATTTTCTTATACATCTCTCCCATACTCTCGATGAAGTTGTGATCCAAGAACCATACTCCAGGATTTTTgtcgtcttcttcaaatggaATAGCGTAACTATTGGTGGCACGAATCGTATCTGATGAATTGTCTCCGAGTAAAACACCAACCACACGCTTGTTAGAGTCTTGGGCTACTCTGTTGAAGTGGTCAACCACAGACAAAAGCACAAGTGGCGAAACTGTCACCGTTTTATTTAAGAAAATCGATTCGTTTGTGGACATTGATGCTTAGTTCGAGTGTTTGCCCTCGAAACATTTCCATTATGATTTTCGCGCAACCATCGGACTAAGAGGAAATGTTTGGTCAGATCGTAATAGGCCCACCAGGAAGTGGCAAGTCTACTTATTGCTACGGAATGCACCAGTTCCTTCTGGCAATAGGTAGGAAACCTAGTATCATAAATCTTGATCCTGCAAACGATCTGGTTCCTTACCCAGTGGATCTTGATATCCGCGACTACATCActgtggaagaaatcatgGATGAGCTTAGTTTAGGACCTAATGGCTCACTCATGTATGCCATGACAAACCTTCTGGATCATTTAATTGAAGAGTTTATTCAGGAAGTTAAAGAGCTTGTGAAGTCTGGGAGCTATTTAGTTTTTGACTGTCCTGGTCAAGTAGAACTCTTTACTCATGATAACTCGATGTTCAGATTGTTTAAGAAGCTAACAAAGGCCGACGACTTGAGACTATGCTGTGTGAATCTAGTGGACTCCGTTCATCTTGTGTCTCCATCTCTGTACATTTCGGTGCTTCTTTTAAGTTTACGATCAATGTTACAAATGAATATGCCACAGATAAACgtcatctccaaaatcgATATGATCAAGAGCTACGGTCAGTTACCATTCCGGTTGGACTATTATACTGAGGTTCAGGACTTGAAGTATTTAAGTCCAATGCTTGAGAAGGAGTCAAATTCGCCATTGGGAAAACGGTTTGTGCATTTGAGTGAGACAATTGGTGATATTATTGAAGACTTTAATCTAGTGTCATTTGAAGTGCTAAGTGTTGAAAATAAGAAGAGCATGATTAACTTGTTAGCTGTGATAGACAAAGCAAATGGGTACAGCTTCGGTACCAATGAGATAAGTGGTGATACCATATGGAGTGATGCTGTGAGGTCTTCGACTTCCCATATGATTGATATTGACATCCACGAAAGATG
Protein-coding regions in this window:
- a CDS encoding uncharacterized protein (COG:S; EggNog:ENOG503NW15), which produces MFGQIVIGPPGSGKSTYCYGMHQFLSAIGRKPSIINLDPANDSVPYPVDLDIRDYITVEEIMDELSLGPNGSLMYAMTNLSDHLIEEFIQEVKELVKSGSYLVFDCPGQVELFTHDNSMFRLFKKLTKADDLRLCCVNLVDSVHLVSPSSYISVLLLSLRSMLQMNMPQINVISKIDMIKSYGQLPFRLDYYTEVQDLKYLSPMLEKESNSPLGKRFVHLSETIGDIIEDFNLVSFEVLSVENKKSMINLLAVIDKANGYSFGTNEISGDTIWSDAVRSSTSHMIDIDIHERWIENKEKLDEQEQKESEEIMSSPENTEQGVTQVATEDDQWEMELKNWENQTGLNAIRR